Part of the Fusobacterium sp. SYSU M8D902 genome, TTCTCTTTTATATGTTTCAACTCTCCAAGTTTTCCATATATTTGAGTTGCTGCTCCTTCTCTAACTGTACAAGTATTTAAAAATGTTATATCTGATTCCTCTATATTTTCAGTCATTTCATATCCCATATTTTGGAACATTTTCTTTATTTTTGCACTTTCATTTACATTCATTTGACAACCATATGTTATGATTGATGCTTTTTTCACTACTTAATCCTCCTAAATTCTAAATATATTTTCTTTTTTTGTAAAGCAAAAGAGTCTATCTTATAATTTTATCAGTTTTTTATGTTTTTTTCAAACAAAAAAATTTGTTATACTAAAGAAAAAGGAGCAAGTTTTTAATTTCTAAAAACTCACTCCCTCTATTAAGAATTATAGGTTATGGTTACACACAATTATTTTTTTCTGTTTACCATTTCTTTTACTATGAATGTAGCCACGTCATCAGCATATTTTCCAGGTCCAAATCCTGCATCATATCCTAACTCTTTAGCAAGTTCATTAGTGATTCTAGCTCCACCAGCTATTAATATAACTTTGTCTCTTAGCCCCTCTGCCTCTAAAAGTTCTACTAAGTTAGTTAAGTTCTTAATATGTACATCTTTTTGAGTTACAGTTTGTGAAACTATTAGAGCATCAGCTTTTAACTCAATAGCTTTTTGAATAAACTCTTCATTTGGAACTTGGCTTCCTAAGTTATAAGCTTTTACTCCTTTATATCTCTCAAGACCATAGTGTCCTGCATATCCCTTCATGTTCATGATAGCATCTATACCAACAGTATGTGCGTCTGTACCTGTACTTGCTCCTACCATTACTACATCTCTTCCGATGTTTTCTTTTATATAATCTTCACACTCATGCATATCCATAGTATCTATTTCTAATGCTTGTACGTGAATATCTTCATAGTTAACTGTATGAGAAGTTGATCCATATACTACATAGTAAGAAAACTCTTTATCTAGTGCTTCTGAGAAAGCTACTGCTGGATCTACGAATCCCATTTTCTTAGCAAGTTGTATAGCAGCTTCTACTCCTTTTTCATTATTTGGAACTGGAAGAGTAAAACTTAATTGTACCTTTCCATCATTCATTGTATCCCCATAAGGTTTTAATTGAGTTAAATCCAATGTTTTATCATAATCTTTTTTATCAGTTGAATATAATCCTCCAGACATTATCTCTTAC contains:
- the kamE gene encoding lysine 5,6-aminomutase subunit beta; translated protein: MSGGLYSTDKKDYDKTLDLTQLKPYGDTMNDGKVQLSFTLPVPNNEKGVEAAIQLAKKMGFVDPAVAFSEALDKEFSYYVVYGSTSHTVNYEDIHVQALEIDTMDMHECEDYIKENIGRDVVMVGASTGTDAHTVGIDAIMNMKGYAGHYGLERYKGVKAYNLGSQVPNEEFIQKAIELKADALIVSQTVTQKDVHIKNLTNLVELLEAEGLRDKVILIAGGARITNELAKELGYDAGFGPGKYADDVATFIVKEMVNRKK